A single Cyanobacteriota bacterium DNA region contains:
- a CDS encoding YlxR family protein: protein MEPNYRRCVSCRRVALKADFWRVVRVYPSQAVQLDQGMGRSAYLCPQASCLKLAQQKNRLGRALKASIPPELYQTLWQRLSQVAQSSVAEQTQS, encoded by the coding sequence ATGGAGCCGAATTATCGTCGCTGTGTCAGTTGCCGTCGAGTAGCTCTTAAGGCAGATTTTTGGCGAGTTGTCAGGGTTTACCCATCCCAGGCAGTACAATTAGATCAGGGCATGGGTCGCTCTGCGTATCTTTGTCCTCAGGCTAGTTGCTTGAAGCTAGCACAACAAAAAAATCGGTTGGGACGGGCATTGAAAGCTAGTATTCCTCCCGAACTTTACCAGACTCTATGGCAACGACTCTCTCAGGTTGCTCAGTCGTCTGTAGCTGAGCAAACTCAATCATAA